One part of the Olleya sp. YS genome encodes these proteins:
- a CDS encoding YdeI/OmpD-associated family protein, which translates to MKSIPFEVTLADQYSIIIPEKYVQPFLDKHLSRVKIKASHNEHSIDYHAALKKEKTGLIRTYFSKAKQKELGIYINDYFTVQLFEDQSKYGVEMPESLDAVLLSDYEAFKIFESLTPGKQRSIIYTIKRLKNVQKQVDKSIIMTDNLKRGITDLKLLFKIN; encoded by the coding sequence ATGAAAAGCATCCCTTTTGAAGTTACTTTAGCGGATCAATACAGTATTATAATTCCTGAAAAATACGTACAACCGTTTTTAGATAAACATTTGAGTCGTGTTAAAATTAAAGCTAGCCATAATGAGCATTCCATAGATTATCACGCAGCACTCAAAAAAGAAAAGACAGGTTTAATCCGTACGTATTTTAGTAAAGCAAAACAAAAAGAATTAGGGATTTATATAAACGACTATTTTACTGTTCAATTATTTGAAGACCAATCCAAATATGGTGTAGAAATGCCTGAATCTTTGGACGCTGTTTTACTGAGTGATTACGAGGCTTTTAAAATTTTTGAAAGCTTGACTCCTGGTAAACAACGTAGTATAATATATACTATTAAACGTCTTAAAAATGTTCAAAAACAAGTAGATAAATCTATAATAATGACAGATAATTTAAAAAGAGGAATCACTGACCTAAAACTTTTATTTAAAATTAATTAA
- a CDS encoding superoxide dismutase family protein: MKKINLILLALTLVITVSCKKDKTAPETEKTVAETAKKVKVKLESKSGSNVTGNAVFTEEDGQIKFTAMISGLEQGTHAIHIHEKADCSSDDGKSTGGHWNPTGAPHGQWGSSAGYHKGDIGNLEADAEGHAMIMLKTDEWCIGCSDKNKDVLGKAIIVHAGTDDFTTQPTGAAGGRVSCGGIIK, translated from the coding sequence ATGAAAAAAATAAACTTAATATTATTAGCACTTACTTTAGTAATAACAGTAAGTTGTAAAAAAGATAAAACTGCACCAGAAACAGAAAAAACAGTAGCAGAAACTGCTAAAAAAGTTAAAGTGAAATTAGAGTCTAAAAGCGGAAGTAATGTAACCGGAAATGCTGTTTTCACAGAAGAAGATGGTCAAATCAAATTTACTGCGATGATTAGTGGTTTAGAGCAAGGCACACACGCTATTCATATTCATGAAAAAGCTGACTGTTCTTCTGATGATGGAAAATCTACAGGTGGACACTGGAACCCTACAGGAGCACCTCATGGACAATGGGGAAGCTCAGCAGGTTATCATAAAGGTGATATTGGTAATTTAGAAGCAGATGCGGAAGGTCATGCTATGATTATGCTTAAAACTGACGAATGGTGCATTGGTTGTAGTGACAAAAACAAAGATGTTTTAGGAAAAGCTATTATAGTGCATGCAGGAACAGACGACTTTACAACACAACCTACAGGAGCAGCTGGTGGACGTGTAAGTTGTGGTGGCATTATAAAATAA
- a CDS encoding RNA polymerase sigma factor codes for MDLDTLVLQFKNKDEKAFEKLYNMYKDSMHGVIYNIVRDNDIAEEVMQDVFIKAWHKSDSYDVTKGRFFTWLINISRNAAIDKTRSKSFKNSGKNLNSDYFVDIIQSQDSLDDSTDAIGIKKFVNKLAKKCIEVIELLYFKGFTQKEASEELDMPIGTIKTRNRNCIKELREAVL; via the coding sequence ATGGATTTAGACACTTTAGTATTACAATTTAAAAACAAAGACGAAAAAGCTTTCGAGAAACTTTATAATATGTATAAAGATAGTATGCATGGTGTTATCTACAACATTGTTAGAGATAATGACATAGCAGAAGAAGTCATGCAAGATGTGTTTATTAAAGCTTGGCATAAATCCGATAGTTATGACGTAACAAAAGGACGTTTTTTTACATGGTTAATTAACATATCCAGAAATGCAGCGATAGATAAAACCAGATCCAAGTCTTTTAAAAATTCAGGTAAAAACCTTAACTCCGATTATTTCGTAGATATTATACAATCACAAGACAGTTTAGATGATTCAACAGATGCAATAGGCATCAAAAAGTTTGTTAATAAACTGGCTAAAAAATGTATAGAAGTTATTGAGCTATTATACTTTAAAGGTTTCACACAAAAAGAAGCTTCAGAAGAGTTAGATATGCCAATAGGGACTATAAAAACACGAAACAGAAATTGTATTAAAGAATTAAGAGAAGCCGTATTATAA
- a CDS encoding anti-sigma factor codes for MNINDYINSGILELYVAGKLSEKESQEVYDLMLKHPEVLKEVLEIEAALVKLTASVAPKKDIKFSTIKGRLNTNDTDGKIISLNRPKTKWFSYTGWAAAVVLAGGLLWTINQKSALEDQIQTVNTEKDFIEIQMETSKTDLAETKNLLNIIRDKSIINIPLEGQAAAPGAYATVYWDKNDDTVYLDLQGLPEPPEGKVYQVWSLMLNPLTPTSLGTIDEFIQDDNKIFKLENTNESQAFGITLEPAGGSVSPTLEQLYTLGALASN; via the coding sequence ATGAACATTAACGATTACATAAACTCAGGAATACTAGAACTTTACGTTGCTGGCAAGCTGTCTGAAAAAGAGAGCCAAGAGGTGTATGACTTGATGTTAAAACACCCAGAAGTATTAAAGGAAGTTCTAGAAATTGAAGCTGCATTGGTTAAATTAACTGCTAGTGTTGCTCCTAAAAAAGATATAAAATTTAGTACCATAAAAGGAAGATTAAACACTAATGATACAGATGGTAAAATTATTAGTTTAAACAGACCAAAAACTAAATGGTTTAGTTATACTGGTTGGGCTGCAGCTGTAGTTTTAGCTGGAGGTTTACTCTGGACTATTAATCAAAAATCTGCATTAGAAGACCAAATACAAACAGTTAATACCGAAAAGGATTTTATAGAAATCCAAATGGAAACGTCTAAAACTGATTTAGCTGAGACCAAAAATTTATTAAATATAATTAGAGATAAAAGTATTATAAATATTCCTTTAGAAGGTCAAGCAGCAGCTCCTGGAGCTTATGCTACAGTCTATTGGGATAAAAATGATGATACAGTCTATTTAGACTTACAAGGATTACCAGAACCACCAGAAGGTAAAGTGTACCAAGTCTGGTCTTTAATGCTAAATCCACTTACACCTACTAGCTTAGGAACTATAGACGAATTTATACAAGACGACAACAAGATTTTTAAGTTAGAAAACACTAACGAGTCTCAAGCATTTGGTATTACTTTAGAACCAGCTGGAGGAAGTGTTTCACCAACATTAGAGCAATTATATACTTTAGGTGCTTTAGCGTCCAACTAA
- a CDS encoding TonB-dependent receptor, whose amino-acid sequence MKKIITLIGLVCLVVTTHAQSVKGYVMDNNQPLETAYVYNENSKEHAHTNQLGQFIINNTNLGDSLTVGLLGYQKTTLVLTEALLQNTLIINIDSKAFVLDELVLTEPIDVLNSIVKIDLETSPINSSQEILRKVPGLIIGQHAGGGKAEQLFLRGFDVDHGTDVSLSVDGMPVNMVSHAHGQGYSDLHFLIPETINTIGFGKGPYYANHGDFTTAGFVDFKTKDKLQNNLISFSAGQFNSLRTLGLFNLIENKNSQNAYVAVEYIETDGPFESPQNFDRLNVFGKYNAFLNNDSKIGLTLSHFTSQWDASGQIPQRLVDNGTISNFGAVDDTEGGYTSRTNFNVQFSTILDNDIAMQSNAFYSNYDFELYSNFTFFLEDPVNGDQIRQKEDRDIFGFNTQFKKDKYYTNFDVTYTSGLGFRYDDVNDIELSHTLNRETTLENIQLGNVNQRNLYGFFNAEIDLGKVKITPALRLEYIKFQYQDLLSETYSNLTDSEVALLPKLSIQYNQNENLQWFIKSGIGFHSNDSRVVLNQNIDNALPKAYGVDLGNIWKPTNKLVLNTALWYLFSEEEFVYVGDAGIIEPSGKSERYGIDFGVRYQLTDNIYFNTDATFTRARSLEEEDGNDYIPLAPDFTLVGGIAFKDINNFSGGINYRYVDNRPANEDNSVIAEGYFVTDLNINYSFNTHWKLGVVIENVLDTDWKETQFLTESRLQNEAQPVEEIHFTPGTPFNFKTTLSYSF is encoded by the coding sequence ATGTTATGGACAATAACCAACCTTTAGAAACAGCATACGTGTACAACGAGAACTCAAAAGAACACGCACATACTAATCAATTAGGACAATTTATTATAAATAATACCAATTTAGGAGATAGCTTAACCGTTGGATTATTAGGCTACCAAAAAACAACATTGGTTTTAACAGAAGCTCTTTTACAAAATACTTTAATTATTAATATAGACTCTAAAGCATTTGTTTTAGACGAGTTAGTATTAACAGAACCAATAGATGTTTTAAACAGTATTGTTAAAATAGATTTAGAAACTAGTCCAATAAATTCTTCACAAGAAATATTAAGGAAAGTTCCTGGGTTAATCATTGGTCAGCATGCTGGAGGTGGTAAAGCTGAACAGCTATTTTTAAGAGGTTTTGACGTAGATCATGGGACAGATGTAAGTTTGTCTGTAGATGGTATGCCTGTAAATATGGTGTCTCACGCACACGGACAAGGTTATAGCGATTTACATTTTTTAATCCCAGAAACTATTAATACTATTGGTTTTGGAAAAGGGCCTTATTATGCAAATCATGGTGATTTTACAACAGCAGGTTTCGTAGATTTTAAAACTAAAGATAAATTGCAAAACAACTTAATTAGTTTTTCTGCAGGACAGTTTAACTCGCTTAGAACATTAGGTTTATTTAATCTTATAGAAAATAAAAATTCTCAAAACGCCTATGTTGCAGTAGAGTATATCGAAACCGATGGACCTTTTGAGTCGCCTCAAAATTTTGATAGATTAAACGTGTTTGGAAAGTATAATGCTTTTTTAAATAACGATTCTAAAATTGGTTTAACCTTAAGCCATTTTACCAGTCAATGGGACGCTTCAGGACAAATTCCACAACGTTTGGTAGATAACGGAACTATTTCAAATTTTGGAGCAGTAGACGATACCGAAGGCGGTTACACAAGTCGTACAAATTTTAATGTACAATTCAGTACTATTTTAGATAATGATATTGCAATGCAGTCTAATGCATTTTATTCCAATTATGACTTTGAATTGTATTCTAATTTCACCTTTTTTCTGGAAGATCCAGTTAATGGAGATCAAATTAGACAAAAAGAAGATAGAGATATTTTCGGATTTAATACACAATTCAAAAAAGACAAATACTATACTAATTTTGATGTGACTTATACTTCAGGTTTAGGATTTCGTTATGACGACGTTAATGACATAGAATTATCACACACATTAAATAGAGAAACTACCTTAGAAAATATTCAATTAGGTAATGTTAATCAACGTAACTTATATGGTTTTTTTAATGCTGAAATAGATTTAGGTAAAGTAAAAATTACTCCAGCGTTACGTTTAGAGTACATTAAATTTCAATATCAAGATCTGTTAAGCGAAACCTATAGTAACTTAACGGATAGTGAAGTGGCTTTGCTACCAAAACTATCCATCCAATATAATCAAAATGAAAACTTACAATGGTTTATCAAATCTGGTATTGGATTTCATTCCAATGACTCTAGAGTAGTGCTAAATCAAAATATAGATAATGCCCTACCAAAAGCGTATGGAGTTGACCTAGGAAATATTTGGAAGCCAACTAATAAGTTAGTGCTAAATACTGCTTTATGGTATCTGTTTTCAGAGGAAGAATTTGTATACGTTGGTGATGCAGGTATTATTGAACCTAGCGGAAAATCTGAGCGTTACGGAATTGATTTTGGAGTTAGATATCAACTTACAGACAACATCTATTTTAATACAGATGCAACGTTTACTAGAGCTAGAAGTTTAGAAGAGGAAGATGGAAATGATTATATACCCTTAGCACCAGATTTTACTCTGGTTGGAGGAATAGCTTTTAAAGATATAAATAATTTTTCTGGAGGAATTAACTACAGATATGTAGATAATAGACCAGCAAATGAAGATAACAGTGTAATAGCTGAAGGCTATTTTGTTACCGATTTAAATATCAATTACAGTTTTAATACACACTGGAAACTAGGTGTTGTTATTGAAAATGTACTGGATACAGATTGGAAAGAAACTCAGTTTTTAACCGAGTCTAGATTACAGAATGAGGCTCAACCAGTTGAAGAAATTCATTTTACTCCTGGTACACCATTTAATTTTAAAACGACTTTAAGTTATTCGTTTTAA